The Bacillus sp. (in: firmicutes) genome window below encodes:
- a CDS encoding pirin family protein, translated as MTVQRRIRCIKTVQITTNSPIHKSGPILEPGNWQEHDPFLFLMEDIFQRGTFDFHPHRGIETVTYVIYGQLEHFDNKAGHGTLGPGDVQWMTAGRGVIHKEDPAPGSTVHSLQLWINLPSTKKMTEPRYQNLKSEEMPVRQEKGAVIRVFSGSSQGVKASTLNHVPVTMVEMTLEPGASVVQDLPGSYNGFLYILEGSGKFGVDGTEGKNGQALFLSRHDKEEESELIVSANEKLRVLLYAGEPVNEPIVAYGPFVMNTTEEIHQAIRDYQEGKFAE; from the coding sequence ATGACTGTTCAACGCCGTATTCGATGCATCAAAACAGTTCAAATAACCACTAACAGTCCGATTCATAAAAGCGGTCCAATACTAGAGCCTGGAAATTGGCAAGAACATGACCCCTTTTTATTTTTAATGGAGGATATTTTCCAAAGGGGGACATTTGATTTTCATCCGCATCGTGGCATTGAGACAGTGACGTATGTGATTTACGGTCAACTCGAACATTTTGACAATAAAGCTGGTCATGGCACACTTGGTCCTGGGGATGTTCAATGGATGACAGCGGGGCGAGGAGTGATTCATAAAGAAGATCCAGCGCCAGGGTCGACGGTGCATAGCTTACAACTATGGATCAATCTACCGAGCACGAAAAAAATGACAGAACCCCGTTATCAAAATTTAAAGTCCGAAGAAATGCCGGTTCGCCAAGAAAAGGGGGCAGTGATTCGTGTTTTTTCCGGATCTTCGCAGGGGGTCAAAGCCTCGACTCTTAACCATGTTCCTGTAACGATGGTAGAAATGACGTTAGAGCCGGGAGCAAGCGTCGTACAAGATTTGCCGGGCAGTTATAACGGATTTCTCTACATTTTAGAAGGAAGCGGTAAATTCGGTGTCGATGGTACCGAGGGAAAGAACGGGCAAGCATTATTTCTAAGTCGTCATGATAAGGAGGAGGAAAGCGAACTGATTGTTAGCGCTAACGAAAAATTACGTGTCCTTCTTTATGCTGGTGAACCAGTCAATGAACCGATTGTCGCATATGGACCGTTTGTAATGAACACAACCGAAGAAATTCACCAAGCCATTCGTGATTATCAAGAAGGAAAGTTCGCCGAGTAA
- a CDS encoding YbbR-like domain-containing protein — MDKLMDSRWFMRIISLILAIMLYLSVNPELEKLGTSALKQSDNTETIRGVPVEVIYDSENLVVTGVPETVDVTIEGPRSIVQSTKALKDFRIYVDLTNANIGVSQVPIKYENISDKLTVRIDPAYATVSIQERVSKEFSVEAEFNKNQLAEGFIAETPIIHPEKVTIIGAKDVIDQISYVKATIDWQGKIGETISREASILVLDHNLNKLNVIVQPKTVQVTIPVKNPSKTVPVRIKTSGELPGGAELIEVVPSVKEVTLYGYEEVLKNIDALELEVDLSKIKETTEITLPVELQKGLNKASVPNVTVNVKIDPVEKKTFENIAVKTVGLSTSYEMEYVDEGQVDLTVQGLKSQVDQLQVDDFQVYVDVSKLAVGEHEVTIKVEGPEQVIWTLSKPTLQVKIFEKQSA, encoded by the coding sequence ATGGATAAATTAATGGATAGCAGATGGTTTATGAGGATTATTTCCCTCATTTTAGCGATTATGTTGTATTTGTCCGTTAATCCTGAACTAGAGAAATTAGGAACATCCGCCCTCAAACAATCCGACAATACGGAGACCATCCGGGGTGTTCCTGTTGAGGTTATTTATGATTCTGAAAATTTAGTTGTGACAGGGGTTCCGGAAACAGTCGATGTGACGATTGAAGGACCAAGAAGTATTGTTCAATCAACGAAAGCGTTGAAGGATTTTCGTATTTACGTGGACTTGACCAATGCCAATATCGGTGTATCACAAGTACCGATTAAATATGAAAACATTTCGGATAAACTAACGGTAAGAATCGATCCAGCGTATGCCACCGTATCGATTCAAGAACGAGTAAGCAAAGAATTTTCCGTGGAAGCAGAATTTAACAAAAATCAATTAGCAGAAGGATTTATTGCGGAAACGCCGATTATTCATCCAGAAAAAGTGACTATCATCGGGGCAAAAGACGTCATCGACCAAATTAGCTATGTCAAGGCAACGATTGATTGGCAAGGAAAAATTGGTGAAACGATATCAAGGGAGGCTTCTATTCTTGTATTGGACCACAACTTAAACAAATTGAATGTCATCGTTCAACCAAAAACGGTCCAAGTGACTATTCCAGTAAAAAACCCAAGTAAAACCGTACCGGTTCGAATTAAAACATCCGGTGAACTACCAGGTGGAGCCGAACTAATCGAAGTGGTTCCTTCAGTCAAAGAAGTGACGTTGTATGGGTACGAAGAAGTGTTAAAAAACATTGATGCACTAGAACTTGAAGTAGATTTAAGTAAAATAAAAGAGACAACCGAAATTACCTTACCGGTTGAATTACAAAAAGGATTAAATAAAGCGAGTGTTCCAAATGTCACCGTTAATGTGAAAATCGATCCAGTGGAAAAGAAAACTTTTGAGAATATAGCGGTGAAAACAGTGGGATTAAGCACATCTTATGAAATGGAGTACGTGGATGAAGGACAAGTCGACTTGACGGTTCAAGGACTGAAAAGTCAAGTCGACCAACTGCAAGTAGATGACTTCCAAGTATATGTAGATGTTTCCAAATTAGCTGTTGGTGAACATGAAGTAACAATTAAAGTCGAAGGACCTGAACAAGTGATATGGACATTATCCAAGCCAACGCTTCAAGTGAAAATATTTGAAAAACAATCAGCGTAA
- a CDS encoding anti-sigma factor, with protein MKPCPPKIVEFMHEYLDEELSADKEKFLRDHLQTCKECQHHFHELKKTIALVQSTSHIKAPDNFTESVMQKLPKEKKKVGINRWFRNHPFLTAASLFFVLMMGSLTTTWNEDQQFSFTKQPNLVVENHTVIVPEGEVVKGDIVVRNGDIRIEGEVKGNVTVINGNQYLASAGNVTGEIEEINQAFDWLWHKLKEGFKEAMQLFEREPVLEEE; from the coding sequence ATATTTAGATGAAGAACTTTCAGCTGATAAGGAAAAATTTTTACGAGATCATTTACAAACATGTAAAGAATGTCAACATCATTTTCACGAATTAAAAAAGACAATTGCCTTAGTTCAAAGTACATCTCATATAAAAGCACCTGATAATTTTACAGAAAGCGTGATGCAAAAATTACCGAAAGAAAAGAAAAAAGTAGGCATCAATCGCTGGTTCCGAAACCATCCGTTTTTAACTGCAGCCTCGCTCTTTTTTGTACTAATGATGGGAAGTTTAACAACGACATGGAACGAAGACCAACAATTTTCTTTTACAAAGCAACCGAATTTAGTCGTTGAAAATCATACGGTCATCGTACCAGAAGGAGAAGTAGTCAAAGGAGACATCGTCGTTCGGAATGGGGATATTCGGATCGAAGGTGAAGTAAAAGGAAATGTCACGGTCATTAACGGTAATCAATATTTAGCCTCTGCTGGAAACGTTACAGGCGAAATTGAAGAAATTAATCAAGCGTTTGATTGGTTATGGCATAAATTGAAAGAAGGATTTAAAGAAGCAATGCAATTGTTTGAGCGGGAACCTGTCTTAGAAGAGGAATAA
- a CDS encoding phosphoglucosamine mutase has translation MGKYFGTDGVRGVANSELTPELAFKLGRFGGYVLTKDTDRPKVLIGRDTRISGHMLEGALVAGLLSIGAEVMRLGVISTPGVAFLTKALGAQAGVMISASHNPVADNGIKFFGPDGFKLSDEQEAEIEKLLEMEKDELPRPVGADLGQVSDYFEGGQKYLQYLKQTVDEDFSGIHIALDCAHGATSSLAPHLFADLEADLSTMGASPNGLNINDGVGSTHPEALAKFVLEKGADVGLAFDGDGDRLIAIDENGNVVDGDQIMYICAKYLNEQNRLKHGTVVSTVMSNLGFHKGLEALGIQSVQTAVGDRYVVEEMKKNGYNLGGEQSGHIIFLDYNTTGDGLLTGLQLVNIMKMTNKKLSELVGEMQKFPQKLVNVRVNDKHRVMENEKVKDIIAQVEDEMNGNGRILVRPSGTEPLVRVMAEAPTEEACESYVERIAAVVKEEMGLEE, from the coding sequence ATGGGAAAATATTTTGGTACTGACGGAGTACGTGGGGTTGCAAACTCGGAATTAACACCGGAATTAGCTTTTAAGCTTGGTCGTTTTGGTGGATATGTGTTAACAAAAGATACCGACCGTCCGAAAGTGTTAATTGGACGTGACACGCGAATTTCTGGTCATATGTTAGAAGGTGCTCTAGTCGCTGGTTTACTATCGATTGGTGCTGAAGTAATGCGACTTGGCGTCATTTCCACACCAGGCGTGGCCTTTTTAACAAAAGCGTTAGGAGCACAAGCAGGGGTCATGATTTCCGCTTCTCACAATCCAGTAGCGGATAACGGAATTAAATTTTTCGGTCCAGACGGCTTTAAGCTTTCTGATGAGCAAGAAGCGGAGATTGAAAAGTTGCTTGAAATGGAAAAAGACGAACTTCCACGTCCAGTAGGCGCTGATCTCGGCCAAGTGAGCGACTACTTTGAAGGTGGACAGAAATATTTACAATATTTAAAGCAAACGGTGGACGAGGACTTCTCTGGCATACATATTGCACTTGATTGTGCTCATGGTGCGACGTCCTCTTTAGCACCTCATTTATTTGCTGATTTAGAAGCGGATTTATCAACAATGGGGGCTTCACCGAACGGCTTAAACATTAACGACGGTGTCGGTTCTACTCATCCTGAAGCATTAGCAAAATTCGTACTCGAAAAAGGCGCCGACGTTGGTCTAGCATTTGATGGCGATGGTGACCGCTTAATCGCGATTGATGAAAATGGAAACGTCGTTGATGGTGACCAAATTATGTACATTTGTGCGAAATATTTAAACGAACAAAATCGCCTAAAGCACGGTACGGTTGTTTCTACGGTAATGAGTAACTTAGGATTCCATAAAGGATTAGAAGCGCTAGGCATTCAAAGCGTCCAAACCGCTGTTGGCGACCGTTATGTCGTAGAGGAAATGAAGAAAAACGGCTATAACTTAGGTGGGGAACAATCCGGTCACATTATTTTCCTTGACTATAATACGACCGGCGATGGTTTATTGACTGGTTTACAGCTTGTCAACATTATGAAAATGACAAACAAAAAATTATCCGAATTAGTGGGTGAAATGCAAAAGTTCCCACAAAAATTAGTGAACGTTCGTGTAAATGACAAGCACCGCGTCATGGAAAACGAAAAAGTAAAAGACATCATTGCACAAGTAGAAGATGAAATGAACGGAAACGGCCGTATTCTCGTTCGACCATCCGGTACGGAACCGCTCGTTCGCGTCATGGCAGAAGCTCCAACAGAAGAAGCGTGCGAGTCATATGTTGAACGAATTGCTGCTGTCGTAAAAGAAGAGATGGGATTAGAAGAGTAA
- a CDS encoding TIGR00159 family protein, whose amino-acid sequence MPFSQFTILDYLSNILDILLVWLVIYKLIKVIRGTKAVQLLKGIFVIVIVRFLSEFLGFNTLSWMLEKALTWGFLAVIIIFQPELRRALEQLGRGRLFTRSNQEEEERKKMVEAIVKATNYMAKRRIGALISIERDTGMGDYIETGISLDSNLSSELLINIFIPNTPLHDGAVIIQKQKIAAAACYLPLSESPFISKELGTRHRAALGISEVTDSVTIVVSEETGSISIAKNGELYRDLSPGAFEELLSHELLLTTKTKQFSSPRWTFRGKKSNG is encoded by the coding sequence ATGCCGTTCTCACAGTTTACCATATTGGATTACCTATCCAATATTTTAGATATATTACTCGTTTGGTTAGTGATTTATAAATTAATAAAAGTGATTCGTGGGACGAAAGCCGTCCAATTATTAAAAGGGATTTTTGTTATTGTTATCGTCCGTTTTCTAAGCGAATTTTTAGGGTTTAATACGCTCAGTTGGATGCTTGAAAAGGCCCTTACTTGGGGTTTTTTAGCGGTCATTATTATTTTCCAACCAGAATTAAGAAGGGCGTTAGAACAATTAGGTCGGGGACGGTTGTTCACACGCAGTAATCAAGAGGAAGAAGAACGTAAAAAGATGGTCGAAGCCATTGTAAAGGCTACGAATTATATGGCGAAGCGACGAATTGGTGCCCTCATATCGATTGAGCGGGATACCGGTATGGGAGACTATATTGAAACCGGAATCTCTCTCGACTCAAATCTATCCTCGGAATTATTAATTAACATTTTTATTCCAAATACTCCATTGCATGATGGTGCGGTGATTATTCAAAAACAAAAAATCGCCGCGGCTGCCTGCTATCTTCCATTGTCGGAAAGCCCATTTATTTCCAAAGAACTTGGAACTCGACATCGGGCAGCGTTAGGAATTAGTGAGGTAACGGATAGTGTGACGATCGTTGTCTCCGAAGAAACAGGAAGCATTTCCATTGCGAAAAACGGAGAGTTGTATCGGGATTTGTCACCGGGGGCGTTTGAAGAGTTACTTTCACACGAACTGCTCCTAACGACGAAAACGAAACAATTTTCCTCACCGCGATGGACCTTTAGGGGGAAGAAAAGCAATGGATAA